From Malus sylvestris chromosome 1, drMalSylv7.2, whole genome shotgun sequence:
AGTAATCTCCGTAAAGTGCTCAACAGATTGTACTAGTGAGATTTGTTTGCTCATGATCCAAAACATAGTTTACTGTGTTCTGTATGGTTTAGTAATCTTAGTTAAGTATTTCAGGTTGCAATTGTAGTTGGCGGGGGAAATATCTTCCGTGGATCTTCCTGGGTGGGAAGCGGCGGTCTTGACCAATCATCTGCTGATTACATCGGGTAAATTCCTTAGTGTTGTTTGATGTCACCTGTGTAGACTTTTTTCCAGTTGCATTTTTACATAATTCCTTtcattgggtgattacttgaTCTGGTTCATATCATTTTTTCAGGATGTTGGCAACTGTCATGAACTCAATATTTCTTCAAGCAACAATGGAAAGTATCGGCATCCCTACTCGAGTGCAGACTGCCTTTCGAATGTCTGAGGTTGCAGAGCCTTATATACGTCGAAGAGCTATAAGGCATTTGGAAAAGGGGAGAGTAGTAATCTTTGCGGCTGGAACTGGAAATCCGTTCTTCACCACTGATACTGCTGCAGCGCTTCGTGGTGCAGAAAGTAAGTAGTCCTGAATATTCCCAAATGTACTGATTAATATCAAGTCTTCTCGTATTTATCTAGTCCTAAATTTACTGAATTGCAACTTGTCTATGGTGGCAAATATCAATCGTTTATCCAGTCAATGCAGAGGGCTAAAAGCTACAGaagtattttcttttgtttcaaacTTATCATTTTGCTTTCAATTGTGGGCGTAGTCAATGCAGAGGTAGTGTTGAAAGCTACAAATGTTGACGGGGTTTATGACAACGATCCAAGGTGTGACCCGAATGCCCGTCTTCTTGAGAATTTAACATATCAAGAGGTGATGGCGAAAGATCTTTTGGTGATGGACATGACCGCCATTACCTTATGCCAGACAAACAAAATTCCTGGTATGTTTAGACAAGCATCTAAAATTTTGCAACCATACTTGTGAGCTGAACATGCTGTTGTTTCTTTCCCATGATGCAGTTGTTGTGTTCAATCTGAACAAACCTGGTAACATCTCAAAAGCCATAAAGGGGGAGAAGGTTGGCACCTTAATTTATAAGGAGGATGTTTACCGCTGAAGCTCTAAGTCCGAAAAATGTCAGAATGCGAGTTCAAAATGATTCGAGAGTGACCAGCATGGGAAGAACAGTATGACGTCAAAGGATACAACGTACCACCAGCGTTCGgcatctttttctttatttgatgAACGGTCTTCAGCATTGTAAGGGtaaatgaattttgaattttgaaatttccATTTGGCCTCATCGTTTTTGAGGTTTTGTAGAGCTGTTGGTAGATACGGATTCCGAACAGTGAACTGTAGTGATCATATGACAATGTAGGCATATATCTGTCCTTTTACAAGCCATATGCAACTGGGTTGAACAGTCCAAGACGAATGCCCTAACCAACCACTTCAGCGATATTTTTGTTTAAACTAATCCAAATAGCGAAATTCAAATGAATAATTATCATTAGAGTAAATTTGTAAAACTCCATCTGAATTACAAAATGATTACAAAGACTGGGGCTGAGAGTAACAAATTAATTACAATTGCTAAAATGTAAAAATGCAACGAAACTGAGGACCGGGCAGCAAATTGTTGAATTATCAAACGTAGTGTAAGAAATGGTTGAAGAGGTCCCATGAGCAGGGGCTGGGAGAAACCAAAGCAGAAGCCGGCCCAGGGCTATTGGCCATCCCCATCCAATTATTAAACATTGGGCTGCTTATGACGTCATGCTGATGTTGATGTGAGAATAACCCACTTGGGACCGCCGGCAGAGACGCTGGCGCCGGAGACAATATGCCCGGAAATTGACCCATTTCGTCAAGTTGCACtgaccctcctcctcctccgcctcctTGAGCTTCAAGATTATTGAAAATACTTGTCATGAAGTCGTCGTCAATGCTAGTACTAGTGGTGGCGGCGCCGGCCACGACCTTGTTGTAATCCGAGG
This genomic window contains:
- the LOC126629494 gene encoding protein MKS1-like; translation: MNPAPPARPPPTPKKEVQLQGPRPSPLRVNKDSVKIKKPPPHPHPHPHPAYTQHPHPPPQPVVIYSVSPKVIHATENEFMSLVQRLTGPSTSPPSSSADGLSPAARLASVHKTSPNSSTSDYNKVVAGAATTSTSIDDDFMTSIFNNLEAQGGGGGGGSVQLDEMGQFPGILSPAPASLPAVPSGLFSHQHQHDVISSPMFNNWMGMANSPGPASALVSPSPCSWDLFNHFLHYV
- the LOC126629491 gene encoding uridylate kinase PUMPKIN, chloroplastic-like, giving the protein MAAISPSSFVSVSSSTSSSSFSCPPLTCLKRAYNGVPVSKQPPRGRLAAVTCSSSEMGSGSDSVNHRSHTQISSMAPFGVTMNGNGSSGPSYKWRRVLLKVSGEALAGDHTQTIDPKVTMEIAREVASVTRLGIEVAIVVGGGNIFRGSSWVGSGGLDQSSADYIGMLATVMNSIFLQATMESIGIPTRVQTAFRMSEVAEPYIRRRAIRHLEKGRVVIFAAGTGNPFFTTDTAAALRGAEINAEVVLKATNVDGVYDNDPRCDPNARLLENLTYQEVMAKDLLVMDMTAITLCQTNKIPVVVFNLNKPGNISKAIKGEKVGTLIYKEDVYR